The Cryomorphaceae bacterium genome includes a window with the following:
- a CDS encoding carbamoyl-phosphate synthase large subunit, whose protein sequence is MPKDAGIKHVLIIGSGPIVIGQACEFDYSGSQASRSLREEGIKVTLINSNPATIMTDPLTADNVYLEPLEPASIAKILTNHPDIDAVLPTMGGQTALNLCIKCQELGLWEDHNVRMIGVNIDAIEITENREAFRKLMESIGVGMAPQATAKSFLEGKEVAQKFGFPLCIRASYTLGGAGASVVHKQEDFDKLLDRGLHLSPIHEVMIDKALLGWKEFELELLRDSNDNVIIICSIENFDPMGVHTGDSITVAPAMTLSDATYQRMRNMAIKMMRAIGDFAGGCNVQFAVSPDEKEEIIAVEINPRVSRSSALASKATGYPIAKIAAKLAIGYHLDELKNQITKTTSAYFEPTLDYVIVKIPRWNFNKFAGANRELGLQMKSVGEAMGIGRTFQEALQKACQSLEINRNGLGADGRELTNQDAILESLSHPSWNRLFHIYDAIKLGIPFKTIFEKTKIDPWFLRQIEELIQLERKIGSYTLENIPREVLFEAKQKGYADRQIAHLLRCLESEVFKKRNDMKVRRVYKLVDTCAAEFEAQTPYYYSTFDEENESVVTDRKKVVVLGSGPNRIGQGIEFDYCCVHGVLAARECGYETIMINCNPETVSTDFDTSDKLYFEPVFWEHIYDIILHEKPVGVIVQLGGQTALKLAEKLHRYGVPIIGTSFEALDLAEDRGSFSNVLKNNNIPYPKFGVVESAEQAVELSRDLGFPLLVRPSYVLGGQKMKIVINEEELEHHVVDILRDMPDNKILLDHFIEGAIEAEADAICDGEDVYIIGVMQHIEPAGIHSGDSYAVLPPYNLGDLVMQQIEDHTRKIALALNTVGLINIQFAIKDEIVYIIEANPRASRTVPFIAKAYKEPYVNYATKVMLGEKKLKDFDFSPQRSGYAIKIPVFSYEKFPEVNKELGPEMKSTGEAIQFVDSLRDPFFLKIFSERNLYLSR, encoded by the coding sequence ATGCCTAAAGACGCTGGTATTAAGCACGTATTGATCATTGGTAGCGGTCCGATTGTAATCGGTCAGGCTTGTGAATTTGACTACTCCGGATCCCAGGCTTCGCGCTCACTGCGAGAGGAAGGTATCAAGGTAACGCTGATTAACTCCAATCCGGCTACCATCATGACCGATCCACTTACAGCAGACAATGTGTACCTGGAACCGCTGGAGCCCGCGTCCATTGCAAAAATTCTCACCAACCATCCTGATATTGATGCTGTATTGCCCACCATGGGGGGGCAAACCGCATTGAATCTGTGCATTAAGTGTCAGGAACTCGGGCTTTGGGAAGATCATAACGTGCGGATGATTGGCGTGAACATCGATGCCATTGAAATTACCGAAAACCGCGAGGCATTCAGAAAGTTGATGGAATCTATCGGTGTTGGGATGGCTCCTCAGGCCACCGCCAAGTCTTTTCTTGAAGGCAAGGAAGTGGCGCAGAAATTTGGCTTTCCGCTTTGTATCAGGGCTTCCTATACATTGGGTGGTGCAGGAGCCTCGGTGGTGCACAAACAGGAAGATTTTGACAAACTGCTCGATCGTGGCTTGCATCTTTCGCCCATCCACGAGGTGATGATTGACAAGGCCCTGCTGGGATGGAAAGAGTTTGAGCTGGAATTGCTGCGCGATAGTAACGATAATGTGATCATTATCTGCTCCATCGAAAACTTCGACCCGATGGGTGTGCATACAGGCGATTCCATCACGGTTGCCCCCGCCATGACACTGAGTGATGCCACCTACCAGCGCATGCGCAACATGGCCATCAAAATGATGCGCGCCATTGGGGATTTTGCCGGTGGGTGTAACGTTCAGTTTGCAGTGAGCCCGGACGAGAAAGAAGAAATTATTGCGGTGGAAATCAACCCGCGCGTATCGCGGTCATCCGCCCTGGCCTCCAAAGCCACCGGGTATCCAATTGCCAAGATTGCCGCCAAGCTGGCCATCGGGTACCACCTGGATGAATTGAAGAATCAGATCACCAAAACCACCTCGGCCTACTTTGAGCCCACACTGGACTACGTAATTGTGAAAATCCCGCGCTGGAACTTCAACAAGTTTGCAGGTGCCAACCGCGAACTGGGCCTTCAGATGAAATCGGTAGGAGAAGCCATGGGTATCGGCAGAACTTTTCAGGAGGCACTTCAAAAGGCTTGTCAGTCGCTGGAAATCAACCGCAACGGACTCGGGGCAGACGGACGTGAACTCACCAACCAGGACGCCATACTCGAGAGCCTGAGTCATCCGAGCTGGAACAGACTGTTTCATATTTACGATGCCATTAAGCTGGGCATCCCCTTCAAGACCATTTTTGAGAAAACCAAAATAGACCCATGGTTTTTGCGTCAGATTGAAGAATTGATTCAACTTGAGAGGAAAATAGGGAGCTATACACTTGAAAACATTCCGCGCGAAGTGCTCTTCGAAGCCAAGCAAAAAGGCTACGCCGACCGTCAGATAGCCCACCTGCTCCGTTGCCTGGAGAGTGAGGTGTTTAAAAAACGCAATGATATGAAGGTGCGCCGGGTGTACAAATTGGTAGATACCTGCGCCGCAGAATTTGAGGCACAAACACCCTATTACTACTCTACATTCGACGAAGAGAATGAATCGGTGGTTACCGATCGCAAAAAAGTGGTGGTACTCGGTTCAGGCCCCAACCGAATCGGGCAAGGTATTGAATTTGACTACTGTTGCGTACACGGTGTGCTTGCTGCCCGTGAGTGCGGTTATGAAACCATCATGATAAATTGTAATCCCGAAACGGTTTCTACGGATTTTGATACCTCAGACAAACTCTACTTTGAACCGGTTTTCTGGGAGCATATCTACGATATCATTCTGCACGAAAAACCCGTGGGGGTGATTGTGCAGTTGGGCGGTCAAACCGCGCTGAAGCTCGCCGAAAAGCTTCACCGCTACGGAGTGCCGATTATCGGAACCAGCTTTGAGGCGCTTGATTTGGCCGAAGACCGTGGTAGTTTTTCGAATGTGTTGAAAAACAATAACATTCCGTATCCGAAGTTCGGCGTGGTAGAAAGTGCCGAACAGGCGGTTGAGCTGAGCCGCGACCTGGGATTTCCTTTGCTGGTGCGTCCATCGTACGTGCTAGGAGGCCAGAAAATGAAAATCGTCATCAACGAAGAAGAGCTGGAGCATCACGTGGTGGATATTTTGCGCGATATGCCCGACAACAAAATTCTTCTGGATCATTTTATAGAAGGAGCGATTGAAGCCGAAGCGGATGCTATTTGTGATGGGGAGGATGTGTACATCATTGGCGTGATGCAGCACATTGAGCCGGCAGGTATTCATTCCGGCGATTCGTATGCTGTGTTGCCGCCCTACAATCTCGGCGACCTGGTAATGCAGCAAATTGAAGATCATACACGCAAAATTGCCCTTGCGCTCAACACAGTGGGGCTTATCAATATACAATTCGCCATCAAGGATGAGATTGTGTACATCATTGAGGCCAATCCGCGTGCATCGCGCACAGTTCCGTTTATTGCCAAGGCCTACAAAGAGCCCTACGTGAATTACGCAACCAAGGTGATGCTGGGCGAGAAGAAATTAAAAGACTTTGATTTCAGTCCGCAACGCAGTGGTTACGCCATTAAAATTCCGGTGTTCTCCTACGAAAAATTCCCCGAGGTGAACAAGGAGCTGGGCCCTGAAATGAAATCTACCGGTGAAGCCATTCAGTTTGTTGATTCGCTGAGAGACCCGTTTTTCCTCAAGATCTTTTCTGAGCGAAACCTGTACCTCAGTCGCTAA